In Streptomyces sp. SN-593, a single genomic region encodes these proteins:
- a CDS encoding helix-turn-helix transcriptional regulator — protein MLETSARLLRLLSLLQSRRDWRGPELAARLEVTARTVRRDVERLRTLGYPVHAAPGTAGGYRLGAGAALPPLLLDDEEAVAVALCLRTGAVGGVEGIEETSGRALTKLEQVLPSRLRHRVQAMQAVTVGPAPAATTVSQEVLTVIGAACRDREQLRFDYLDHRGTGSRRTVEPYRLVHHGRRWYLLAFDTDRDDWRTFRVDRIEPRPPTGPRFAPRGLPDDAASYVAEGVTSRAYRYQARVVLHAPLDAIASLAWSGFGRLTALGPDACELTTGFESLDAVAMFIGMTGAEFEVKEPPELVSHLAAVSGRLARAARRTAGDGGAP, from the coding sequence ATGCTGGAAACGTCGGCGCGCCTGCTGCGCCTGCTCTCCCTCCTCCAGTCGCGCCGTGACTGGAGGGGGCCCGAACTCGCCGCGCGCCTGGAGGTCACCGCCCGCACGGTCCGGCGGGACGTCGAACGCCTGCGCACGCTCGGCTATCCCGTCCACGCCGCGCCCGGCACGGCCGGCGGCTACCGGCTGGGCGCGGGAGCCGCCCTGCCGCCGCTGCTGCTCGACGACGAGGAGGCCGTCGCGGTGGCGCTGTGCCTGCGGACGGGCGCGGTCGGCGGCGTCGAGGGCATCGAGGAGACCTCGGGGCGGGCGCTGACCAAGCTGGAGCAGGTCCTCCCGTCACGGCTGCGGCACCGGGTGCAGGCGATGCAGGCGGTCACCGTGGGCCCCGCGCCGGCCGCGACGACGGTCAGCCAGGAGGTGCTGACCGTCATCGGGGCCGCCTGCCGGGACCGCGAGCAACTGCGCTTCGACTACCTCGACCACCGCGGCACCGGGAGCCGCCGCACCGTCGAGCCCTACCGGCTGGTCCACCACGGCCGGCGCTGGTACCTCCTCGCGTTCGACACCGACCGGGACGACTGGCGGACCTTCCGGGTGGACCGGATCGAGCCCAGGCCGCCCACCGGTCCGCGGTTCGCCCCGCGTGGACTCCCCGACGACGCCGCCTCCTACGTCGCCGAAGGCGTCACCTCACGGGCCTACCGCTACCAGGCCCGGGTGGTGCTGCACGCGCCGCTGGACGCCATCGCCTCCCTCGCCTGGTCCGGCTTCGGCCGGCTCACCGCGCTCGGGCCCGACGCCTGCGAACTGACCACCGGGTTCGAGTCGCTGGACGCGGTGGCGATGTTCATCGGCATGACGGGCGCGGAGTTCGAGGTGAAGGAGCCGCCCGAGCTGGTGTCCCACCTCGCGGCGGTGTCCGGCCGGCTGGCCCGCGCGGCCCGCCGCACGGCCGGGGACGGCGGCGCCCCCTGA
- a CDS encoding DNA polymerase Y family protein, with product MRPRHIAHLHLLADSLGEEGYAQVLEVLSGLTPHVQAFPPDAVQLDLTSALRYFDRGPYDIVQMARLRIAALYGVRTSAGLARNPMLAAMAAAASPPGRTTRVPGDQEAVDAWLGPMPVVTLPGVGRATAATLGMYGLYTIGQVAGVPAATLQRILGAAPARLLAERVRGNDPRPVTPQAPAAHLTADLALDRDCLDPLHHRRAVIGLVEDLGHRLRTGDRVTGRLTLTLRYADRSATTRTRTLPEPTAHSPLLAASALDVLASLGLQRARVRGYCLTADSLLATTDATRQLSLDAADARARAAEAAADRARRRFGPGAVSPAILAGRTGPGGSGGSGGPSGSGDPGGLLRR from the coding sequence ATGAGGCCGCGCCACATCGCCCACCTCCACCTGCTCGCCGACAGCCTCGGCGAGGAGGGCTACGCGCAGGTGCTGGAGGTGCTGAGCGGCCTCACCCCCCACGTCCAGGCGTTCCCGCCCGACGCGGTGCAGCTCGACCTGACCTCGGCACTGCGCTACTTCGACCGCGGCCCCTACGACATCGTGCAGATGGCCAGGCTGCGGATCGCCGCCCTGTACGGCGTCCGGACCAGCGCGGGACTGGCCAGGAACCCGATGCTGGCGGCCATGGCGGCGGCCGCCTCCCCGCCCGGCCGCACCACGCGCGTCCCCGGCGACCAGGAGGCGGTGGACGCCTGGCTGGGACCGATGCCGGTGGTCACGCTGCCCGGGGTCGGCCGGGCCACCGCGGCCACGCTCGGCATGTACGGGCTGTACACCATCGGCCAGGTCGCGGGCGTCCCCGCGGCCACCCTCCAGCGGATCCTGGGCGCCGCCCCCGCCCGGCTGCTCGCCGAACGCGTCCGCGGCAACGACCCCCGCCCGGTCACGCCGCAGGCTCCCGCGGCGCACCTGACCGCCGACCTCGCGCTCGACCGCGACTGCCTCGATCCCCTGCACCACCGCCGCGCCGTGATCGGGCTGGTCGAGGACCTCGGCCACAGGCTGCGGACCGGGGACCGGGTCACCGGCCGCCTCACGCTCACCCTCCGGTACGCCGACCGGAGCGCCACCACCCGGACCCGTACGCTGCCCGAACCCACCGCCCACTCACCCCTGCTGGCCGCCTCCGCCCTGGACGTCCTGGCCTCCCTGGGCCTGCAACGCGCCCGGGTGCGCGGCTACTGCCTGACCGCCGACAGCCTGCTGGCCACCACCGACGCCACCCGCCAACTCAGCCTCGACGCCGCCGATGCCCGCGCCCGCGCCGCCGAAGCCGCCGCCGACCGGGCCCGCCGCCGCTTCGGACCGGGCGCGGTGAGCCCCGCGATCCTGGCCGGGCGCACCGGACCCGGCGGGTCAGGCGGGTCAGGCGGGCCAAGCGGTTCCGGCGATCCGGGCGGTCTCCTCCGGCGGTGA
- a CDS encoding polyprenyl synthetase family protein — MELGPEPLTVLSPPADAVADGCAVEMAALLLGHLESVCASDDRLGALMRHALLPGGKLLRPLLLLESVAALGGDPGAALPAAAALEMLHAATLVHDDIIDQDALRRGRPSVAARFGQADALVGGDAMMCAALGQARALASSGYGADRALRVLEVISTAAIEVSRGQMMEADLAGRMDCAMAQYLRMVRLKTGALLDAATRTAAVLTGAEPSHARALARFSDHLGVAFQMQDDLLPYTDDGRAAGKPALSDLRNRRPTLPVLIAFADAAPRQRLLLQDLWRRPAEDAQHALAELLEAGGALGAARATAADHLAVALAALEELPPGCHRDHLAAMAARLAARRS, encoded by the coding sequence GTGGAACTCGGCCCCGAGCCCCTGACGGTGCTCTCCCCGCCCGCCGACGCCGTCGCGGACGGCTGCGCCGTGGAGATGGCCGCGCTCCTGCTCGGGCACCTGGAGTCCGTGTGCGCCTCGGACGACCGGCTGGGGGCGCTGATGCGCCACGCCCTGCTGCCCGGCGGGAAGCTGCTGCGCCCGCTGCTCCTCCTGGAGTCCGTCGCGGCCCTCGGCGGTGACCCGGGTGCGGCGCTGCCCGCCGCCGCGGCCCTGGAGATGCTGCACGCCGCCACGCTCGTGCACGACGACATCATCGACCAGGACGCGCTGCGGCGCGGTCGCCCCAGCGTGGCCGCGCGGTTCGGCCAGGCCGACGCCCTGGTGGGCGGGGACGCCATGATGTGCGCCGCGCTCGGACAGGCCAGGGCCCTGGCCTCCAGCGGCTACGGCGCCGACCGGGCCCTGCGGGTGCTGGAGGTGATCAGCACGGCCGCGATCGAGGTCAGCCGGGGCCAGATGATGGAGGCCGACCTGGCCGGGCGCATGGACTGCGCCATGGCGCAGTACCTTCGGATGGTCCGGCTCAAGACGGGCGCGCTGCTCGACGCCGCGACCCGCACCGCCGCCGTGCTGACCGGCGCAGAACCGTCGCACGCCCGGGCGCTGGCCCGGTTCTCCGACCACCTCGGCGTCGCCTTCCAGATGCAGGACGACCTGCTGCCGTACACCGACGACGGCCGGGCGGCCGGCAAGCCCGCGCTCAGCGACCTGCGCAACCGGCGCCCGACCCTGCCCGTGCTGATCGCCTTCGCCGACGCGGCCCCCCGGCAGCGCCTGTTGTTGCAGGACCTGTGGCGGCGGCCGGCGGAGGACGCCCAGCACGCCCTGGCCGAACTCCTGGAGGCCGGCGGGGCGCTGGGTGCCGCCCGGGCCACCGCCGCGGACCACCTCGCCGTCGCGCTGGCCGCGCTGGAGGAGCTGCCCCCCGGCTGCCACCGCGACCACCTCGCGGCCATGGCCGCACGTCTGGCCGCCCGGCGGTCCTGA
- a CDS encoding PPOX class F420-dependent oxidoreductase translates to MHQAPATSPLLDLLKEQRNGVLVTLKKDGRPQLSNVTFLYDESTRLIRVSATDSRAKTRNLRRDPRASFYVTTPDLGAYLVAEGEAELTPVAADPHDATVDELVEIYRAIAGEHPDWEEYRAAMVADGRLVIRLRADRAYGWGRTQGGTSGALD, encoded by the coding sequence ATGCACCAGGCCCCCGCCACCAGCCCGCTGCTGGACCTGCTCAAGGAACAGCGGAACGGCGTGCTCGTCACCCTCAAGAAGGACGGCCGCCCCCAACTGTCCAACGTCACGTTCCTCTACGACGAGTCGACCCGCCTCATCCGGGTCTCCGCCACCGACAGCCGGGCCAAGACCCGCAATCTGCGCCGCGACCCGCGGGCGAGCTTCTACGTCACGACCCCGGACCTGGGGGCGTACCTGGTCGCCGAGGGCGAGGCGGAGCTGACCCCGGTGGCCGCCGACCCGCATGACGCCACCGTCGACGAACTGGTCGAGATCTACCGGGCGATCGCCGGGGAGCACCCGGACTGGGAGGAGTACCGCGCGGCGATGGTGGCCGACGGGAGGCTGGTCATACGCCTGCGGGCCGATCGTGCCTACGGATGGGGCCGCACCCAGGGCGGCACGAGCGGCGCTCTGGACTGA
- a CDS encoding DNA polymerase III subunit alpha translates to MAGFAHLHVASGYSERYGAAHPEQLALRAAERGMEALALTDRDTVTGIVRFAQACTQTGVRPVFGIDLAVAGLLPPPPARRTRTPVRGGAHVVEPPLRFVLLARDREGWARLCRITSAAHVGTASRAAPVQVSWDALREHGGAGLTVLLGPLSEPVRALAAGREDVAARLLRPWQEVFGDGVRLEAAVHGRSGTGPGSLRLAARTLALADRTRTPAVLTNAVRYADPAQHRLADVLDAARLLRPIDRRRLDGGQRWLKGEEEMARVARQVAECAGDDPRRADRLLADTVATAAACRLDPKADLGLGARHFPEPAVVGAGPGPGAGARLLRERCAAGLARRGLERDGKALDRMDRELGIIGKLGYDSYFLAVGQAVADIRELGIRVAARGSSAGSMVCHALGIATANPLDHHLLFERFLSERRRSLPDIDIDVESMRRLECYDAIFRRFGHERVAVTAMPETYRARRALRDTGLALGIPPAEVDRVAKSFPHLRACDITSALAELPELRALAAEAGRYGPLWELAEGLDSLVHGMAMHPCGVIISDATLLDRLPVQPTPQGDYPMAMAAKEEVEALGNIKLDVLAVRMQSSMAHAVTEIERATGKRIDLDDGRQVPLDDVFAFRLIQESRTIGMFQLESPGQQDLLSRLQPRDVQDVIADISLFRPGPVQGGMPERYIAARHGGVPHFAHRALEPVLADTYGVTIWHEQVIETLHVMTGCGKDRAEMGRRLLGDKERLPGIRDWFHRAAAARGFSPEVREEVWATVEAFGAYGFCRAHAVAFAVPALQSAWLKAHYPAFLLAGLLEHDPGMWPKRVIVADARRMGVPVLPVDVNRSRPEHVVERAGDGRWGVRLALSGVRGIGEEECARIAAGQPYGSLSDFWQRARPSRPVAEQLAGIGALHALHDGRLTRRDLLLQIAELHRQSRHRNAAEGQLPLTADAIGATEPAGLPEMTGREMLGAELHTLGIDVSRHLMEYHHRLLREVGATDSVHLADLPAGRQVLVAGIRSATQTPPIASGKRIIFVTLEDGSGLVDLAFFEDSHERCAHTVFHSGLLLVRGTVQVRGTRRTIVGTMAWDLEEVAATRRDDGPEAALALLGADGPHPTPAQPQPQPQRTLENGTTGARLHPYADLQPAGSRTADLRRLGHRSPGSAG, encoded by the coding sequence ATGGCGGGCTTCGCCCATCTGCATGTCGCGTCCGGCTACTCCGAGCGGTACGGCGCCGCGCACCCCGAACAGCTCGCGCTGCGGGCCGCCGAGCGCGGCATGGAAGCGCTGGCGCTGACCGACCGGGACACCGTGACCGGGATCGTCCGCTTCGCGCAGGCGTGTACGCAGACGGGGGTGCGGCCGGTTTTCGGGATCGACCTCGCCGTGGCGGGCCTTCTGCCGCCGCCCCCGGCGCGGCGGACGCGGACTCCGGTGCGCGGCGGCGCCCACGTGGTCGAGCCGCCGCTGAGGTTCGTGCTGCTGGCCCGCGACCGGGAGGGCTGGGCGCGGCTGTGCCGGATCACCAGCGCCGCCCACGTGGGGACGGCGAGCCGCGCCGCGCCCGTACAGGTGTCGTGGGACGCGCTGCGCGAGCATGGCGGTGCCGGTCTGACCGTCCTGCTCGGACCGCTCTCGGAGCCGGTGCGGGCGCTGGCGGCCGGACGGGAGGACGTCGCGGCGCGGCTGCTGCGCCCCTGGCAGGAGGTCTTCGGTGACGGGGTGCGCCTGGAGGCGGCCGTCCACGGCCGGTCCGGAACCGGTCCGGGCTCCCTGCGGCTGGCCGCCCGTACCCTCGCGCTCGCCGACCGGACCCGTACGCCCGCGGTGCTGACCAACGCCGTCCGCTACGCCGACCCGGCACAGCACCGCCTCGCCGACGTCCTGGACGCCGCCCGGCTGCTGCGGCCCATCGACCGGCGCCGGCTGGACGGCGGACAGCGCTGGCTCAAGGGCGAGGAGGAGATGGCACGCGTCGCGCGGCAGGTCGCCGAGTGCGCCGGCGACGACCCGCGCCGGGCCGACCGGCTGCTCGCCGACACCGTCGCCACCGCGGCGGCCTGCCGCCTCGACCCGAAGGCGGATCTCGGGCTGGGGGCCCGGCACTTCCCCGAGCCGGCGGTCGTCGGCGCCGGCCCGGGCCCCGGCGCCGGTGCCCGGCTGCTGAGGGAGCGCTGCGCGGCGGGTCTGGCCCGCCGCGGCCTGGAGCGGGACGGGAAGGCGCTGGACCGGATGGACCGTGAGCTGGGGATCATCGGGAAGCTGGGCTACGACTCGTACTTCCTCGCCGTGGGGCAGGCCGTGGCCGACATCCGCGAGCTGGGCATCAGGGTCGCCGCCCGCGGTTCCAGCGCGGGCTCGATGGTCTGCCACGCCCTCGGCATCGCCACCGCCAACCCGCTCGACCACCACCTGCTGTTCGAACGCTTCCTCAGCGAGCGGCGCCGAAGCCTGCCGGACATCGACATCGACGTGGAGTCGATGCGCCGGTTGGAGTGCTATGACGCGATCTTCCGCCGGTTCGGCCACGAGCGGGTCGCGGTCACCGCGATGCCCGAGACCTACCGGGCGCGCAGGGCGCTGCGCGACACGGGACTGGCGCTCGGCATCCCCCCGGCGGAGGTGGACCGCGTCGCCAAGAGCTTCCCGCACCTGCGGGCCTGCGACATCACGAGCGCGCTCGCCGAGCTGCCCGAACTGCGCGCCCTCGCCGCCGAGGCCGGACGGTACGGGCCGCTGTGGGAGCTGGCCGAGGGGCTGGACTCCCTCGTCCACGGCATGGCCATGCACCCGTGCGGAGTGATCATCAGCGACGCGACCCTGCTGGACCGCCTCCCCGTCCAGCCGACCCCCCAGGGCGACTACCCCATGGCCATGGCGGCCAAGGAGGAGGTCGAGGCCCTGGGCAACATCAAGCTGGACGTCCTGGCCGTACGGATGCAGTCCTCGATGGCGCACGCGGTCACCGAGATCGAACGCGCCACCGGGAAGCGGATCGACCTCGACGACGGGAGGCAGGTCCCGCTGGACGACGTCTTCGCCTTCAGGCTGATCCAGGAGAGCCGGACCATCGGCATGTTCCAGCTCGAGTCGCCCGGCCAGCAGGATCTGCTCTCCCGCCTGCAACCGCGGGACGTGCAGGACGTCATCGCCGACATCAGCCTCTTCCGCCCCGGCCCGGTCCAGGGCGGCATGCCCGAGCGGTACATCGCCGCCCGGCACGGCGGCGTCCCGCACTTCGCCCACCGCGCCCTCGAACCCGTCCTCGCCGACACCTACGGGGTGACCATCTGGCACGAGCAGGTCATCGAGACGCTGCACGTGATGACCGGGTGCGGAAAGGACCGGGCGGAGATGGGCCGGCGCCTGCTCGGCGACAAGGAGAGGCTGCCGGGGATCCGGGACTGGTTCCACCGCGCCGCCGCCGCCCGCGGCTTCTCCCCCGAGGTGCGCGAGGAGGTGTGGGCGACGGTCGAGGCCTTCGGCGCCTACGGGTTCTGCCGGGCCCACGCCGTCGCCTTCGCCGTGCCCGCCCTGCAGTCCGCCTGGCTGAAGGCGCACTACCCGGCGTTCCTGCTGGCCGGTCTGCTGGAGCACGACCCGGGCATGTGGCCCAAGCGCGTCATCGTCGCCGACGCCCGCCGCATGGGAGTGCCCGTGCTGCCGGTCGACGTCAACCGCTCCCGTCCGGAGCACGTCGTCGAGCGGGCCGGGGACGGCCGGTGGGGGGTGCGGCTCGCGCTGTCCGGGGTACGCGGGATCGGTGAGGAGGAGTGCGCGCGGATCGCCGCCGGGCAGCCCTACGGATCGCTGTCCGACTTCTGGCAGCGGGCCCGGCCCAGCCGCCCGGTGGCCGAACAGCTCGCCGGGATCGGGGCCCTGCACGCGTTGCACGACGGGCGGTTGACCCGGCGGGACCTGCTGTTGCAGATCGCCGAGCTGCACCGGCAGTCCCGCCACCGGAACGCGGCCGAGGGGCAGCTCCCGCTCACCGCCGACGCGATCGGCGCGACCGAGCCCGCCGGGCTGCCCGAGATGACCGGACGCGAGATGCTCGGCGCGGAACTGCACACGCTCGGCATCGACGTCTCCCGGCACCTGATGGAGTACCACCACCGGCTGCTGAGGGAGGTCGGCGCGACCGACTCCGTCCACCTGGCCGACCTGCCCGCGGGCCGCCAGGTGCTCGTGGCCGGCATCCGCTCCGCGACCCAGACCCCTCCGATCGCCTCCGGCAAGCGGATCATCTTCGTCACCCTGGAGGACGGCTCCGGCCTGGTCGACCTCGCCTTCTTCGAGGACTCCCACGAGCGTTGCGCCCACACGGTCTTCCATTCCGGGCTGCTGCTGGTCCGCGGCACCGTCCAGGTCCGCGGCACCCGCCGGACGATCGTCGGCACCATGGCCTGGGATCTGGAGGAGGTCGCCGCCACCCGGCGGGACGACGGCCCCGAGGCCGCTCTCGCGCTCCTGGGAGCGGACGGCCCCCACCCGACACCGGCGCAGCCGCAGCCGCAGCCGCAGCGGACCCTGGAGAACGGCACCACCGGCGCCCGCCTCCACCCCTACGCCGACCTCCAGCCGGCCGGCTCCCGCACCGCCGACCTGCGCAGGCTCGGCCACCGCAGCCCGGGGAGCGCGGGATGA